A genomic region of Zea mays cultivar B73 chromosome 6, Zm-B73-REFERENCE-NAM-5.0, whole genome shotgun sequence contains the following coding sequences:
- the LOC103628978 gene encoding expansin-A19 — translation MGKQPFFLHQLLVVVLALFVSPTRSDDWLPATATFYGGADASDTMGGACGYGDLYEQGYGVNNAALSTALFNDGASCGQCYVIRCDSSKTGWCKPGSSNFVVVSATNFCPPNWELPNGGWCGPPRPHFDMSQPAWETIGIYSAGIIPVLYQRVKCWRSGGVRFTIAGFDHFYMVLITNVAGSGSIQSMAVKGANTDWIPMYRNWGANWHCLAGGLVGQSLSFALVSTGGQNIVFQDVVPAWWQFGQTFTTYQNFDY, via the exons ATGGGGAAACAAcccttcttcctccaccagctgcTCGTCGTCGTCCTGGCACTCTTCGTCTCGCCGACGAGATCGGACGATTGGCTTCCGGCCACCGCCACATTCTACGGCGGCGCTGACGCCTCCGACACAATGG GTGGTGCATGCGGATACGGCGACCTGTACGAGCAGGGCTATGGCGTGAACAACGCGGCGCTGAGCACAGCGCTCTTCAACGATGGTGCGTCGTGCGGGCAGTGCTACGTCATCAGGTGCGACAGCAGTAAGACCGGATGGTGCAAGCCTGGCAGCAGCAACTTCGTCGTGGTCTCCGCCACCAACTTCTGCCCGCCTAACTGGGAGCTCCCCAACGGCGGGTGGTGCGGCCCGCCTCGCCCCCACTTCGACATGTCCCAGCCCGCCTGGGAGACCATCGGCATCTACAGCGCCGGCATCATCCCCGTCCTCTACCAGCGGGTCAAGTGCTGGCGGAGCGGTGGCGTGCGCTTCACCATCGCCGGCTTCGACCACTTCTACATGGTGCTCATCACCAATGTCGCTGGCAGTGGCTCCATCCAGAGCATGGCCGTGAAGGGCGCCAATACGGACTGGATCCCCATGTACAGGAACTGGGGCGCCAACTGGCACTGCCTTGCTGGCGGGCTCGTCGGCCAGAGCCTTAGCTTCGCGCTCGTCTCCACCGGCGGACAAAACATCGTCTTCCAGGATGTCGTGCCAGCGTGGTGGCAGTTCGGCCAAACTTTCACCACCTACCAGAACTTTGACTACTAA